A region of Candidatus Terasakiella magnetica DNA encodes the following proteins:
- a CDS encoding phosphate/phosphite/phosphonate ABC transporter substrate-binding protein, protein MNKFLKLMAVFVSCSTITTVSFASDKVYTFSVVPQQSASKTAAIWKPILKYLSDKTGQKFKLSTAKNIPTFEKRLEEEKADFSYMNPYHYTVYHERSGYNAIARAKDKRIKGVVVVQKDSPLQKLEELDGHTLAFPSPAAFAASLLPRGFMKANGINITPKYVSSHDSVYLNVVKGRMVAGGGIVRTFKNTKQHVRDNLRVLWTTDGYTPHAIAAHKRVDGELVKAVQQALVDLGSTEQGLAMVGKMKLKGFIAAQDADWNDVRSLKLNEL, encoded by the coding sequence ATGAATAAGTTTTTGAAACTAATGGCTGTTTTTGTTTCTTGTAGTACAATTACAACTGTGTCGTTTGCAAGTGATAAAGTGTATACTTTCTCGGTTGTACCGCAGCAATCTGCAAGCAAGACGGCAGCAATCTGGAAACCTATTTTAAAATATCTCTCAGATAAGACAGGTCAGAAATTTAAGCTTTCAACAGCAAAAAATATTCCAACATTTGAGAAGCGTTTAGAAGAAGAAAAAGCCGATTTCTCTTATATGAACCCGTATCACTATACGGTTTATCATGAACGTTCCGGTTATAACGCCATTGCGCGGGCAAAAGATAAACGTATTAAAGGGGTTGTGGTCGTCCAAAAAGATAGCCCTTTGCAAAAGCTGGAAGAACTTGATGGGCACACACTTGCTTTCCCATCACCTGCAGCTTTTGCGGCAAGTCTTTTACCGCGCGGCTTTATGAAAGCCAACGGCATTAACATTACGCCTAAGTACGTGTCTTCTCATGACTCTGTTTATTTGAATGTGGTGAAAGGGCGTATGGTTGCCGGTGGTGGTATTGTGCGTACCTTTAAAAATACCAAGCAGCACGTGCGCGATAATTTGCGCGTTCTCTGGACAACAGATGGCTATACCCCGCATGCCATTGCCGCCCATAAACGTGTTGATGGCGAGCTTGTAAAAGCTGTGCAGCAGGCATTGGTTGACCTTGGCTCAACAGAGCAGGGGCTTGCCATGGTGGGTAAGATGAAACTCAAAGGCTTTATTGCGGCACAAGATGCCGATTGGAATGATGTGAGAAGCCTGAAATTGAACGAGCTTTAA
- a CDS encoding bacteriohemerythrin, with translation MAQDFDFTPYKIGIPLVDADHLSLFNEVFKLRTAIDENQPAENMTESIHFLYQYVSSHFAREEQLMKEKGYPKFAEHKAIHHHLKKVVYAVRKIFEEDPDKIDREKLNDFLQNWLIDHIMNVDKHIEPYVNGPYGQGIMAQQETLDESINDDVELVEVRVMVPKSQAEVIKRCAYILQNSTPEANDLEELAISAAGMTKEEAEELAASVLVGG, from the coding sequence ATGGCTCAGGACTTTGACTTTACCCCTTATAAAATAGGCATTCCACTTGTTGATGCTGATCATCTCAGCTTGTTCAATGAGGTATTCAAGCTGCGCACTGCGATTGATGAAAACCAGCCTGCTGAGAATATGACGGAGTCTATTCACTTCTTGTATCAGTATGTGTCTTCGCATTTTGCCCGTGAAGAACAGTTGATGAAAGAAAAGGGCTACCCCAAGTTTGCAGAGCATAAAGCCATTCACCATCACTTGAAAAAGGTGGTTTATGCGGTGCGTAAAATCTTTGAGGAAGACCCTGATAAGATTGACCGTGAAAAGTTGAATGATTTTCTGCAAAACTGGCTTATCGACCATATTATGAATGTTGATAAACATATCGAGCCTTATGTTAATGGCCCCTATGGTCAAGGCATCATGGCACAGCAAGAGACTTTGGATGAGTCCATTAATGATGATGTTGAGCTTGTAGAGGTGAGGGTAATGGTGCCTAAAAGTCAGGCTGAAGTCATTAAGCGTTGTGCTTATATCTTGCAAAACTCAACACCCGAGGCCAATGATCTGGAAGAGTTAGCCATTTCAGCAGCAGGCATGACGAAAGAAGAAGCTGAAGAGCTTGCGGCTTCTGTTTTGGTTGGCGGCTGA